One part of the Rutidosis leptorrhynchoides isolate AG116_Rl617_1_P2 chromosome 1, CSIRO_AGI_Rlap_v1, whole genome shotgun sequence genome encodes these proteins:
- the LOC139859674 gene encoding uncharacterized protein yields the protein MSGTMSSTNNQWQHLYQNNQPTMVQTWSSDDGATNATTNTNTNTTNTNTSISNQLSRVTRPTNTRRRSRASRRTPTTLLNTDTTNFRAMVQRFTGGGNAGGDPVFLSNESSVSSTNQFLNPYNSSISTSFNDGVGLINSGVVPRVNEGYNMQFQPPHSQPYFTMTADDGGSTSAVHDGDNEFRQRGPYM from the coding sequence ATGAGTGGAACCATGTCATCAACTAACAACCAATGGCAACACTTATACCAAAACAACCAACCAACCATGGTGCAAACATGGTCTAGTGATGATGGTGCTACTAATGCTACAaccaacacaaacacaaacacaaccaaCACTAACACAAGTATCTCTAATCAACTTAGCCGAGTTACACGGCCAACAAACACTCGTAGACGGTCTAGGGCATCACGAAGAACCCCGACCACATTACTCAACACTGACACCACCAACTTTCGTGCCATGGTTCAACGGTTTACTGGCGGCGGTAACGCTGGTGGTGATCCCGTGTTTCTTTCGAACGAGTCATCCGTTTCATCTACTAATCAGTTTTTGAACCCTTACAATAGTAGTATTTCAACTAGTTTTAATGATGGGGTTGGATTGATTAACTCGGGTGTGGTGCCACGTGTTAATGAAGGTTACAACATGCAGTTTCAACCACCACATAGCCAGCCGTATTTTACAATGACGGCGGATGATGGTGGAAGTACCAGTGCAGTTCATGATGGTGATAATGAATTTAGACAAAGAGGGCCTTATATGTAA